The following proteins are encoded in a genomic region of Saccharopolyspora antimicrobica:
- the map gene encoding type I methionyl aminopeptidase: MPVRAPLQPGVQTPRRPVPAHIERPEYVDKPAPKRGTDPDVQTPEIIEAMRVAGKLAAQALVEAGKAVQPGATTDQVDAVVHEFFCDHGVYPSTLGYRGFPKSSCTSLNEVICHGIPDSTVIEDGDIVNVDVTGFVGGVHGDTNATFLAGEVSEEVRLLVERTHEALMRGIKAAKPGRQLNVIGRVIESYAKRFGYGVVRDFTGHGIGRSFHSGLVILHYDEPSVQTVLEPGMTFTIEPMITLGTHEYDMWDDGWTVTTKDKSWTAQFEHTILITEDGNEILTLP, from the coding sequence ATGCCGGTTCGAGCTCCGTTGCAGCCAGGCGTGCAGACGCCGCGCCGCCCTGTCCCCGCGCACATCGAGCGTCCCGAGTACGTCGACAAGCCGGCTCCCAAGCGCGGCACCGACCCCGACGTGCAGACGCCCGAGATCATCGAAGCGATGCGGGTCGCGGGCAAGCTCGCCGCGCAGGCGCTGGTCGAGGCGGGCAAGGCGGTGCAGCCGGGCGCGACCACCGACCAGGTCGACGCGGTCGTGCACGAGTTCTTCTGCGACCACGGCGTGTACCCGTCGACGCTCGGCTACCGGGGCTTCCCGAAGTCCTCCTGCACCTCGCTGAACGAGGTGATCTGCCACGGCATCCCGGACTCGACGGTCATCGAGGACGGCGACATCGTCAACGTCGACGTCACCGGGTTCGTCGGCGGCGTGCACGGCGACACCAACGCGACCTTCCTGGCCGGTGAGGTCTCCGAGGAGGTGCGGCTGCTGGTCGAGCGCACCCACGAGGCCTTGATGCGCGGCATCAAGGCGGCCAAGCCCGGCCGCCAGCTGAACGTGATCGGCCGCGTCATCGAGTCCTACGCCAAGCGCTTCGGCTACGGCGTGGTCCGCGACTTCACCGGCCACGGCATCGGCCGCTCCTTCCACAGCGGACTGGTGATCCTGCACTACGACGAGCCGTCGGTGCAGACCGTCCTGGAGCCGGGCATGACCTTCACCATCGAGCCGATGATCACCCTCGGCACCCACGAGTACGACATGTGGGACGACGGCTGGACGGTCACCACCAAGGACAAGAGCTGGACGGCCCAGTTCGAGCACACCATCCTGATCACCGAGGACGGCAACGAGATCCTGACGCTGCCCTGA
- the ispG gene encoding flavodoxin-dependent (E)-4-hydroxy-3-methylbut-2-enyl-diphosphate synthase → MTVDLGMPAAVAPVLAERRKTRQLQVGAVGVGSESPISVQSMTTTVTADINATLQQIAELTAAGCDIVRVACPSADDAEALPAIAKKSQIPVIADIHFQPKYVFAAIEAGCAAVRVNPGNIKKFDDKVKEIAQAAKDHGTPIRIGVNAGSLDPRLMQKYGKATPEALAESALWEASLFAEHDFHDLKISVKHNDPVVMVRAYEILAEQCDYPLHLGVTEAGPAFQGTIKSAVAFGALLRQGIGDTIRVSLSAPPVEEIKVGTQILQSLNLRPRKLEIVSCPSCGRAQVDVYKLADEVTAGLEGMEVPLRVAVMGCVVNGPGEAREADLGVASGNGKGQIFVKGEVIKTVPEHKIVETLIEEAMRIAEDMEPADGDAPVVTVG, encoded by the coding sequence ATGACCGTCGATCTGGGCATGCCCGCGGCCGTGGCGCCGGTGCTCGCGGAACGGCGCAAGACCCGGCAGTTGCAGGTCGGAGCGGTCGGTGTGGGCAGCGAGTCGCCGATCTCGGTGCAGAGCATGACCACGACCGTCACCGCGGACATCAACGCCACGCTGCAGCAGATCGCCGAGCTGACCGCCGCGGGCTGCGACATCGTGCGGGTGGCCTGCCCGAGTGCCGATGACGCCGAGGCGCTGCCGGCGATCGCGAAGAAGTCGCAGATCCCGGTCATCGCCGACATCCACTTCCAGCCGAAGTACGTCTTCGCGGCGATCGAGGCCGGGTGCGCCGCGGTGCGGGTCAACCCGGGCAACATCAAGAAGTTCGACGACAAGGTCAAGGAGATCGCGCAGGCCGCCAAGGACCACGGCACGCCGATCCGGATCGGCGTCAACGCCGGGTCGCTGGACCCGCGGCTGATGCAGAAGTACGGCAAGGCCACCCCGGAGGCGCTGGCCGAGTCGGCGCTGTGGGAGGCGAGCCTGTTCGCCGAGCACGACTTCCACGACCTGAAGATCTCGGTGAAGCACAACGACCCGGTCGTGATGGTGCGCGCCTACGAGATCCTGGCCGAGCAGTGCGACTACCCGCTGCACCTCGGCGTCACCGAGGCCGGACCGGCGTTCCAGGGCACGATCAAGTCCGCGGTCGCCTTCGGCGCGCTGCTGCGGCAGGGCATCGGCGACACGATCCGCGTCTCGCTGTCCGCGCCGCCGGTCGAGGAGATCAAGGTCGGCACGCAGATCCTGCAGTCGCTGAACCTGCGCCCGCGCAAGCTGGAGATCGTGTCCTGCCCGTCCTGCGGCCGCGCCCAGGTCGACGTCTACAAGCTGGCCGACGAGGTGACCGCCGGGCTGGAGGGCATGGAGGTGCCGCTGCGGGTCGCGGTCATGGGCTGCGTCGTCAACGGCCCGGGCGAGGCCCGCGAGGCGGACCTGGGTGTCGCCTCCGGCAACGGCAAGGGGCAGATCTTCGTCAAGGGCGAGGTCATCAAGACCGTGCCCGAGCACAAGATCGTCGAGACGCTGATCGAAGAGGCCATGCGAATCGCCGAGGACATGGAGCCCGCCGACGGTGACGCTCCGGTCGTGACGGTCGGTTGA
- a CDS encoding type II toxin-antitoxin system VapC family toxin produces the protein MIYFDSSALIKLIAPEPESAALSQWIREHWEHPRVTSALSKVDVLRTFREIGPHAVDLASIIISKIDHLPVKQDVLDAASELQARVGPVDAIHLASACKIKDGLVAYLSYDPALLAAAEEAGLATASPGAN, from the coding sequence TTGATCTACTTCGATTCCTCCGCGCTGATCAAGCTGATCGCCCCCGAGCCGGAGAGCGCGGCGCTGAGCCAGTGGATCCGCGAGCACTGGGAGCACCCGAGGGTGACCAGCGCGCTGTCGAAGGTCGACGTGCTGCGGACCTTCCGCGAGATCGGGCCGCACGCCGTGGACCTGGCCTCGATCATCATCTCCAAGATCGACCACCTGCCGGTGAAGCAGGACGTGCTGGACGCGGCCAGCGAGCTGCAGGCCCGGGTGGGGCCGGTGGACGCCATCCACCTGGCCTCCGCCTGCAAGATCAAGGACGGCCTGGTGGCCTACCTGTCCTACGACCCGGCGCTGCTGGCCGCCGCGGAGGAAGCAGGCCTGGCCACCGCATCACCGGGCGCGAACTGA
- the dxr gene encoding 1-deoxy-D-xylulose-5-phosphate reductoisomerase, with the protein MAVMHADTPKQSAPGPRTVLVLGSTGSIGTQALDVIRNNPDRFRVAGLAAGGSDPLTLAAQAIEFQVRTVAVADSSVVEDLHLALRAEAASRGAAAAPLPDLLTGPDAVTDLIESTPADVILNGVDGSRGLKPTLAALATGSQLALANKESLIAGGSLVLDAAAPGQIVPVDSEHSALAQCLLGGRSEEVEKLVLTASGGPFRGRKRDELVDVTVQQALAHPTWSMGSVVTINSATLVNKGLELIEAHLLFGIGYDRIEVAVHPQSIVHSMVTYADGSTIAQASPPNMRIPIAMSLEWPRRVPGAAPALDFSKAQEWTFEPVDDEAFPAIELARAAGSGGGCLPAVYNAANEEALAAFVDGRLGFTGIVQTVGDVLAGADQWRSAPSSLDEVFAAEAWARNRANELVAAGKAE; encoded by the coding sequence ATGGCGGTGATGCACGCCGACACCCCGAAACAGAGCGCTCCCGGCCCGCGCACCGTCCTGGTGCTCGGCTCCACCGGTTCCATCGGCACCCAGGCACTGGACGTGATCAGGAACAACCCGGACCGCTTCCGGGTCGCCGGCCTGGCCGCGGGCGGCAGCGATCCGCTGACGCTGGCCGCGCAGGCGATCGAGTTCCAGGTCAGGACCGTCGCGGTGGCCGACAGCAGCGTCGTCGAAGACCTCCACCTCGCCCTCCGGGCCGAAGCAGCGTCGCGCGGTGCGGCCGCAGCCCCGCTGCCCGACCTGCTGACCGGCCCGGACGCGGTGACCGATCTCATCGAGTCCACCCCGGCCGACGTGATCCTCAACGGCGTCGACGGCTCCCGCGGCCTCAAACCGACCCTGGCCGCGCTGGCCACCGGCTCCCAGCTGGCGCTGGCGAACAAGGAATCGCTGATCGCGGGCGGTTCGCTGGTGCTCGACGCGGCCGCGCCCGGGCAGATCGTGCCGGTCGACTCCGAGCACTCGGCGCTCGCGCAGTGCCTGCTCGGCGGGCGCTCCGAGGAGGTCGAGAAGCTGGTGCTGACCGCCTCCGGCGGGCCCTTCCGCGGCCGCAAACGCGACGAGCTGGTCGACGTCACGGTGCAGCAGGCGCTGGCGCACCCGACCTGGTCGATGGGCAGCGTGGTCACCATCAACTCGGCGACCCTGGTGAACAAGGGCCTGGAGCTGATCGAGGCGCACCTGCTGTTCGGCATCGGCTACGACCGCATCGAGGTGGCGGTGCACCCGCAGTCCATCGTGCACTCGATGGTCACCTACGCGGACGGCTCGACGATCGCCCAGGCCAGCCCGCCGAACATGCGCATCCCGATCGCGATGAGCCTGGAGTGGCCGCGCCGGGTGCCCGGGGCCGCTCCCGCGCTGGACTTCTCGAAGGCGCAGGAGTGGACCTTCGAGCCGGTCGACGACGAGGCGTTCCCGGCGATCGAGCTGGCCCGCGCGGCCGGTTCCGGCGGCGGCTGCCTCCCGGCCGTCTACAACGCGGCCAACGAGGAAGCGCTGGCGGCTTTCGTGGACGGCCGTCTCGGCTTCACCGGAATCGTGCAAACTGTGGGTGACGTGCTCGCCGGGGCCGACCAGTGGCGGTCCGCGCCGTCGAGCTTGGACGAGGTCTTCGCGGCCGAGGCCTGGGCGCGGAACAGGGCCAACGAGTTGGTGGCCGCGGGGAAGGCGGAGTAG
- a CDS encoding aldehyde dehydrogenase family protein, producing the protein MSSVIGNWVAGERVISDATFEVRHPYDGSAVATTCYATDADVERAVAAADAVRKEFATTPAHVRAAALDHVTRRLEERAEEIAQLITAENGKPISWARGEVARAVSTFRWGAEEARRFSGDLQRLDTDPGGTGRMALVRRVPRGPVLGISPFNFPLNLVAHKVAPALAVGAPIVLKPAPKTPLSALLLGEILAETELPAGSWSVLTTSNDKAAELVADPRLPVVSFTGSGPIGWGIRDAAPRKHVTLELGGNAAVVVDQTWTDLDSAADRIATFAMYQAGQSCISVQRVYVHRDSYDELAARVVKAVESQVTGDPKDPATKVGPMINEDAAARLEAWVGEAVDAGAEVLTGGSREGATFAPTVLAGVPEDAKVSCEEVFGPLLVLAPVDSVDEAFEKVNASRYGLQAGVFTRDLQLAFRAAAELEVGGVIIGDVPSFRADQMPYGGVKESGVGREGVHAAMLDLTQEHVTVLTGITV; encoded by the coding sequence ATGTCATCGGTCATCGGGAACTGGGTCGCTGGCGAGCGGGTCATCAGCGACGCGACGTTCGAGGTGCGGCACCCCTACGACGGCTCGGCGGTCGCCACCACGTGCTACGCCACCGACGCCGATGTGGAGCGCGCCGTCGCCGCCGCGGACGCGGTGCGCAAGGAGTTCGCCACCACGCCCGCGCACGTGCGGGCCGCCGCGCTGGACCACGTGACCCGGCGGCTCGAAGAGCGGGCCGAGGAGATCGCGCAGCTGATCACCGCTGAGAACGGCAAGCCGATCAGCTGGGCCCGCGGCGAGGTGGCCCGCGCCGTCTCCACCTTCCGGTGGGGCGCGGAGGAGGCCCGCCGGTTCTCCGGCGACCTGCAGCGGCTGGACACCGATCCCGGCGGCACCGGCCGGATGGCGCTGGTCCGCCGCGTCCCGCGCGGGCCCGTGCTCGGCATCTCGCCGTTCAACTTCCCGCTCAACCTGGTGGCGCACAAGGTCGCCCCGGCGCTGGCCGTCGGCGCGCCGATCGTGCTCAAGCCCGCGCCGAAGACGCCGCTGTCCGCGCTGCTGCTGGGCGAGATCCTGGCCGAGACCGAGCTGCCCGCCGGCTCCTGGTCGGTGCTGACCACCAGCAACGACAAGGCCGCCGAGCTGGTCGCCGACCCGCGGCTGCCGGTGGTCTCCTTCACCGGGTCCGGTCCGATCGGCTGGGGCATCCGCGACGCCGCGCCGCGCAAGCACGTGACGCTGGAGCTCGGCGGCAACGCCGCGGTCGTCGTCGACCAGACCTGGACGGACCTGGACTCCGCCGCGGACCGGATCGCGACCTTCGCGATGTACCAGGCCGGGCAGTCGTGCATCTCCGTGCAGCGCGTCTACGTCCACCGCGACAGCTACGACGAGCTGGCCGCCCGCGTGGTGAAGGCGGTGGAGTCGCAGGTCACCGGCGACCCGAAGGACCCTGCGACCAAGGTCGGCCCGATGATCAACGAGGACGCCGCGGCGCGGCTGGAGGCCTGGGTCGGCGAGGCCGTCGACGCGGGCGCCGAGGTGCTCACCGGCGGCTCCCGCGAGGGCGCCACCTTCGCCCCGACGGTGCTGGCCGGCGTCCCGGAGGACGCGAAGGTCTCCTGCGAGGAGGTCTTCGGCCCGCTGCTGGTGCTGGCGCCGGTGGATTCGGTGGACGAGGCGTTCGAGAAGGTCAACGCCTCCCGCTACGGCCTGCAGGCCGGGGTGTTCACCCGCGACCTGCAGCTGGCCTTCCGCGCCGCGGCGGAGCTGGAGGTCGGTGGTGTGATCATCGGCGACGTGCCCAGCTTCCGCGCCGACCAGATGCCCTACGGCGGCGTGAAGGAATCCGGCGTCGGCCGAGAAGGCGTGCACGCGGCAATGCTCGACCTCACCCAGGAGCACGTGACGGTCCTCACCGGCATCACGGTCTGA
- a CDS encoding DUF2631 domain-containing protein — translation MASTELEKKPSQAIDPADEPSVEWGWHGGFPKATQIAGWFSVFACLIMLVGNHQGIISGGGQFKTEDMWLIIIAAGLAIGLLFDLRRRKTAWRR, via the coding sequence GTGGCGAGCACCGAGCTGGAGAAGAAGCCCAGCCAGGCCATCGACCCGGCCGATGAACCGTCGGTCGAGTGGGGCTGGCACGGCGGTTTCCCGAAGGCGACGCAGATCGCCGGTTGGTTCTCCGTCTTCGCGTGCCTGATCATGCTGGTCGGCAACCACCAGGGCATCATCAGCGGTGGCGGCCAGTTCAAGACCGAGGACATGTGGCTGATCATCATCGCGGCGGGCCTGGCCATCGGTCTGCTGTTCGACCTGCGCCGCCGGAAGACCGCCTGGCGCCGCTGA
- a CDS encoding M50 family metallopeptidase has protein sequence MLVVVGILIFFFGLLFSIAWHELGHLAAAKLFGIKVTQYMVGFGRTIWSRKKGDTEYGIKMIPFGGYIRMIGMFPPKKDEKYGRTASSAPWRAMVEDARQMSAEEITPEDAHKQFYQRSPWKRIIVMVAGPVMNLILAVGIFAAILMGHGILTPTTTVSAVSECVLPADAPATDRCPAGAPPSPAAAAGFRPGDRILEFNGKPYTTWEDLQLAIRGSTGPVPVVVERAGQRVTLNPDLMQNQMPKIGSTSEYETVGFLGLTPTQVLVKQDIGGVVSTIGGFVSLTAEKVIELPQRVPDLVSAIFGGERHADSPVGIVGASRLGGEVLASDEIGVDARIMLMFNLLAGVNLSLFVFNMLPLLPLDGGHIAGALWESIRRGFNKLFRRPDPGPFDTARLMPLAYAISLIFIAYSLLVLVADVVNPVKLF, from the coding sequence GTGCTGGTCGTCGTTGGCATCTTGATCTTCTTCTTCGGGCTGCTGTTCTCCATCGCGTGGCACGAGCTGGGCCACCTGGCGGCCGCGAAGCTGTTCGGGATCAAGGTCACCCAGTACATGGTCGGCTTCGGCCGCACCATCTGGTCCCGGAAGAAGGGCGACACCGAGTACGGGATCAAGATGATCCCGTTCGGCGGCTACATCCGGATGATCGGCATGTTCCCGCCGAAGAAGGACGAGAAGTACGGGCGCACCGCCTCCTCCGCCCCGTGGCGGGCGATGGTCGAGGACGCCCGGCAGATGTCCGCCGAGGAGATCACGCCCGAGGACGCGCACAAGCAGTTCTACCAGCGCAGCCCGTGGAAGCGGATCATCGTGATGGTGGCCGGGCCGGTGATGAACCTCATCCTGGCGGTCGGCATCTTCGCCGCGATCCTGATGGGCCACGGCATCCTGACGCCGACCACCACGGTCTCCGCGGTCAGCGAGTGCGTGCTGCCCGCCGACGCACCGGCCACCGACCGCTGCCCGGCGGGCGCGCCGCCCTCCCCGGCCGCGGCGGCGGGCTTCCGGCCCGGTGACCGGATCCTGGAGTTCAACGGCAAGCCCTACACCACCTGGGAAGACCTGCAGCTGGCCATCCGCGGTTCGACCGGCCCGGTGCCGGTGGTGGTCGAGCGCGCCGGGCAGCGCGTCACGCTGAACCCGGACCTGATGCAGAACCAGATGCCGAAGATCGGCTCGACCAGCGAGTACGAGACGGTCGGCTTCCTCGGCCTGACCCCGACGCAGGTGCTGGTCAAGCAGGACATCGGCGGTGTGGTGAGCACCATCGGCGGGTTCGTCAGCCTCACCGCGGAGAAGGTCATCGAGCTGCCGCAGCGGGTGCCGGACCTGGTCTCGGCGATCTTCGGGGGTGAGCGGCACGCCGACTCGCCGGTCGGCATCGTCGGCGCGAGCCGGCTGGGCGGCGAGGTACTGGCCTCCGATGAGATCGGCGTGGACGCCCGGATCATGCTGATGTTCAACCTGCTGGCCGGGGTGAACCTCTCGCTGTTCGTGTTCAACATGCTGCCGCTGCTGCCGCTGGACGGCGGGCACATCGCCGGTGCGCTGTGGGAGTCGATCCGCCGCGGCTTCAACAAGCTGTTCCGGCGGCCGGACCCGGGCCCGTTCGACACGGCGCGGCTGATGCCGCTGGCGTACGCGATCAGCCTGATCTTCATCGCGTACTCGCTGCTGGTCCTGGTCGCCGACGTGGTGAACCCGGTGAAGCTCTTCTAG
- a CDS encoding penicillin-binding transpeptidase domain-containing protein has translation MVSKRIFAGIAALLLVPLASCSTGPSEEDVATAFVNAVAAGDAAGAAAQSDNPEQARQAVEAARRSMSPEAVHATVRQVADDQQGTPTAKFDLSWDFGAGKVWEYPSELKLVEGEQGWKVRWAPSVLHPQLQPGQNLAFREELPDPAPVLDRDGVAMMRPEQLVTVSLSAQEAGDVPKVAGALAGALGTIEPAITQQSIMDGVGRTPPGQPYAVVTLRQGDYERVRSQIYDLPGVRFPAQTRLVAGERGYGSQVLAGVARKADEQVSANAGWRVVAVDAAGSEAAELHSVAERPAEPLTVTLGDRTQRAAEQAVDQIPQASMLVAVQPSSGEVLAVAQNSAADAQGPVALSGQYPPGSTFKTVTATAGLEAGKVDANTVVECPAKKAFDGRVLPNDKEFELGRVPLHTAFARSCNTTFAQLAVDLPASALTDSAHRLGLGVDFDMPGATTITGKVPPADTVVQRAENGIGQGTVLASPFGMALVTASIAEGRMPVPTLIRGLPTKADATPQPPSPQSLDQLRQMMREVVTDGTATGLAGSGEVRGKTGTAQFGDGTRSHGWFVGYRGDVAFAVLVTDAGSSGPAVDAARRFLSVS, from the coding sequence ATGGTTTCCAAGCGGATCTTCGCCGGGATCGCCGCCCTGCTGCTCGTGCCGCTGGCCTCCTGCAGCACCGGGCCGTCGGAGGAGGACGTCGCGACGGCGTTCGTGAACGCTGTGGCGGCCGGGGACGCGGCGGGCGCGGCTGCTCAGAGCGACAACCCCGAGCAGGCGCGGCAGGCGGTGGAGGCGGCGCGGCGCAGCATGTCCCCGGAGGCCGTGCACGCGACGGTCCGGCAAGTCGCCGATGATCAGCAGGGCACGCCGACCGCGAAGTTCGACCTGTCCTGGGACTTCGGGGCGGGCAAGGTCTGGGAGTACCCGAGCGAGCTCAAGCTCGTGGAGGGCGAGCAGGGCTGGAAGGTCCGCTGGGCGCCGAGCGTGCTGCACCCGCAGCTCCAGCCCGGGCAGAACCTCGCCTTCCGCGAGGAACTCCCCGACCCGGCACCGGTGCTCGACCGCGACGGCGTGGCGATGATGCGGCCGGAGCAGCTGGTCACGGTCAGCCTCAGCGCGCAGGAGGCCGGGGACGTGCCGAAGGTGGCGGGCGCGCTGGCCGGTGCGCTGGGCACCATCGAACCCGCGATCACCCAGCAGTCCATCATGGACGGTGTCGGTCGCACGCCGCCGGGCCAGCCGTACGCGGTGGTCACCCTGCGCCAGGGCGATTACGAGCGGGTCCGGTCGCAGATCTACGACCTGCCCGGGGTGCGCTTCCCGGCGCAGACGCGGCTGGTGGCCGGCGAGCGCGGCTACGGCTCGCAGGTGCTGGCCGGAGTGGCGCGCAAGGCCGACGAGCAGGTCTCGGCCAACGCCGGCTGGCGGGTCGTCGCGGTGGACGCGGCGGGCAGCGAGGCGGCCGAGCTGCACAGCGTCGCCGAGCGGCCGGCCGAGCCGCTGACGGTGACCCTCGGCGACCGCACCCAGCGCGCCGCCGAGCAGGCGGTGGACCAGATCCCGCAGGCCTCGATGCTGGTGGCCGTGCAGCCGTCCAGCGGCGAGGTGCTCGCGGTCGCGCAGAACTCCGCGGCCGACGCGCAGGGCCCGGTCGCGCTGTCCGGCCAGTACCCGCCCGGCTCCACGTTCAAGACGGTGACCGCGACGGCCGGGCTCGAAGCGGGCAAGGTCGACGCCAACACCGTGGTGGAATGCCCGGCCAAGAAGGCCTTCGACGGCCGGGTGCTGCCCAACGACAAGGAGTTCGAGCTCGGCCGGGTGCCGCTGCACACGGCCTTCGCGCGGTCCTGCAACACCACGTTCGCGCAGCTGGCGGTGGACCTGCCCGCCTCCGCGCTGACCGACTCCGCGCACCGGCTCGGGCTGGGCGTGGACTTCGACATGCCGGGCGCGACCACGATCACCGGCAAGGTGCCGCCGGCCGACACCGTGGTCCAGCGGGCCGAGAACGGCATCGGCCAGGGCACGGTGCTGGCCAGCCCGTTCGGCATGGCGCTGGTCACCGCGTCGATCGCCGAGGGGCGGATGCCGGTGCCCACGCTGATCCGCGGCCTGCCGACCAAGGCCGACGCCACCCCGCAGCCGCCGTCGCCGCAGTCCCTCGACCAGCTCCGGCAGATGATGCGCGAAGTGGTCACCGACGGCACCGCGACCGGGCTGGCCGGTTCCGGCGAGGTCCGCGGCAAGACCGGCACCGCGCAGTTCGGCGACGGCACCCGCTCGCACGGCTGGTTCGTCGGCTACCGCGGCGACGTGGCGTTCGCGGTGCTGGTCACCGACGCGGGCTCGTCCGGGCCGGCGGTCGACGCGGCGCGGCGGTTCCTGTCGGTGAGCTGA
- a CDS encoding GNAT family N-acetyltransferase produces the protein MLKLAGARLLEERDAMLVRSVLDSAPVAACMVAARVEEAGLHPLRLGGELWGYGSKLSGMCFSGANLIPLRGGPDAMRAFADRALRRRRVCSSLVGPTEQVLALWDEVAAQWGPARDIRAEQPLMVLAESPRIAPDPLVRQVRPDELDRYLPAAIAMFTEEVGVDPCSDGGAASYRARVADLIASGRAFARFEGGEVVFKAEIGAMSRTVGQIQGVWVHPDRRSTGLGTAGTAAVADRLVRGLGRTASLYVNDYNVAARLAYRKVGFRRIGSFSTVLL, from the coding sequence GTGCTCAAGCTAGCCGGTGCACGGCTGTTGGAGGAGCGGGACGCGATGCTGGTCCGCTCCGTGCTGGATTCCGCGCCGGTCGCGGCTTGCATGGTCGCCGCCCGGGTCGAGGAGGCCGGCCTCCACCCGCTGCGCCTCGGCGGCGAGCTGTGGGGTTACGGCAGCAAGCTCTCCGGCATGTGCTTCTCGGGCGCGAACCTGATCCCGCTGCGCGGTGGGCCGGACGCGATGCGCGCCTTCGCCGACCGGGCGCTGCGCCGTCGCCGGGTGTGCTCCTCGCTGGTCGGACCGACCGAGCAGGTGCTGGCGCTGTGGGACGAGGTCGCCGCGCAGTGGGGACCGGCGCGCGACATCCGTGCCGAGCAGCCGCTCATGGTGCTGGCGGAATCGCCGCGCATCGCTCCCGATCCGCTGGTGCGCCAGGTACGTCCGGACGAGCTGGATCGCTACCTGCCCGCGGCGATCGCGATGTTCACCGAAGAGGTCGGCGTCGACCCGTGCAGCGACGGCGGCGCGGCGAGCTACCGGGCGCGGGTGGCCGACCTGATCGCGAGCGGCCGGGCGTTCGCCCGCTTCGAAGGCGGCGAAGTCGTGTTCAAGGCCGAGATCGGTGCCATGTCGCGCACCGTCGGCCAGATCCAGGGCGTCTGGGTGCACCCGGACCGGCGCAGCACCGGGCTGGGCACCGCGGGCACCGCGGCGGTCGCCGACCGCTTGGTGCGCGGCCTGGGCCGCACCGCGAGCTTGTACGTCAACGACTACAACGTCGCCGCCCGGCTGGCCTACCGCAAGGTCGGATTCCGCCGCATCGGCTCCTTCTCCACCGTCCTGCTCTGA
- a CDS encoding GlsB/YeaQ/YmgE family stress response membrane protein, which yields MGIIGWIVLGLIVGALAKAIMPGKDGGGILVTMLLGVVGAFVGGLIGNWVFGVGIDRFWSLSTWILAVVGSLIVLGGYRAIIGRKSASHG from the coding sequence ATGGGAATCATCGGATGGATCGTGCTCGGACTCATCGTGGGCGCGCTGGCCAAGGCGATCATGCCCGGCAAGGACGGCGGCGGGATCCTCGTCACGATGCTGCTCGGGGTCGTCGGTGCCTTCGTCGGCGGCCTGATCGGCAACTGGGTCTTCGGCGTGGGCATCGACCGGTTCTGGTCGCTGAGCACCTGGATCCTGGCCGTCGTGGGTTCGCTGATCGTGCTGGGCGGCTACCGGGCGATCATCGGCCGCAAGTCGGCATCGCACGGCTGA
- a CDS encoding type II toxin-antitoxin system Phd/YefM family antitoxin, whose translation MERIGVRELRQNASRYLKRVAAGESILVTDRGRTVAVLAPPTRDQALYDELVAAGELVPGDGGELPGPLPAAPTPSVSDRLLRRREQERF comes from the coding sequence ATGGAGCGGATCGGTGTGCGCGAGCTGCGGCAGAACGCGAGCCGGTACCTGAAGCGGGTCGCCGCAGGCGAGTCGATCCTGGTGACCGACCGCGGTCGCACCGTCGCGGTGCTGGCTCCGCCCACGCGTGACCAAGCCCTGTACGACGAGCTCGTCGCGGCCGGGGAGCTGGTGCCCGGTGACGGCGGCGAGCTGCCCGGACCGTTGCCCGCAGCGCCCACCCCGAGCGTGTCCGACCGGCTGCTGCGCAGGCGTGAACAGGAGCGGTTTTGA
- a CDS encoding MerR family transcriptional regulator yields the protein MRTIGEAAAELGIEAHVLRHWEQVGALDVRRDGKGYRIYDDAALERARTVLKLRRVGLSLPEVTAAMAPTKEAAQAVIEAKIAELESEVAGRQAAIVFLQHTVECRHRYLDECPDCATFAREP from the coding sequence TTGCGGACGATCGGAGAGGCAGCCGCGGAACTCGGGATCGAGGCCCACGTGCTGCGCCACTGGGAGCAGGTCGGAGCGCTCGACGTGCGCCGCGACGGCAAGGGCTACCGGATCTACGACGACGCCGCGCTGGAGCGGGCCCGCACCGTGCTCAAGCTGCGGCGGGTGGGGCTCTCCCTGCCGGAGGTCACCGCTGCCATGGCGCCGACGAAGGAAGCGGCGCAGGCGGTGATCGAGGCGAAGATCGCCGAGCTCGAGAGCGAGGTGGCCGGCAGGCAGGCGGCCATCGTCTTCCTCCAGCACACCGTCGAGTGTCGCCACCGGTACCTCGACGAGTGCCCGGATTGCGCGACCTTCGCCCGCGAGCCGTAG